From Solwaraspora sp. WMMD1047, the proteins below share one genomic window:
- a CDS encoding NAD(P)/FAD-dependent oxidoreductase, producing the protein MADHEYDVGVIGGGPAGSTMASYLAMAGLNVAVFESEVFPREHVGESLVPATTPVLREIGAMEKIESAGFPRKYGAAWTSADTRPTSPLDFQVSSHGWGVAEIRYQERDQEQVDREYSFHVDRGKFDLILLKHAEELGAKLFCGVRVNRVDFADPDLPVLHARVGGRTTEVPVRMVVDASGRHTLLGSQLKVKVPDPVFNQYAIHTWFEGLDRAALARQPGQEDYIHVHFLPLEDTWVWQIPITDTITSIGVVTQRARFRAAKDDLDTFFWDSVASRPDLLGALKQCAQLRPLKTEGDYSYGMRKIADDGMVLIGDAARFVDPIFSSGVSVAMNSARFAAKDIVAAAAAGDFRRPRFDTYVDTLRRGVSSWYDFISIYYRLNILFTAFIDDPRYRQDVIRMLQGDVYDGEEPPALAAMRDFVAAVEADPNHLWHNRLGNLKASAAAAALF; encoded by the coding sequence ATGGCTGACCACGAGTACGACGTCGGCGTGATCGGCGGTGGCCCGGCCGGCTCCACGATGGCCTCCTACCTGGCGATGGCGGGGCTCAATGTCGCGGTCTTCGAGTCCGAGGTCTTCCCGCGGGAGCACGTCGGCGAGTCGCTGGTCCCGGCGACCACGCCGGTGCTGCGGGAGATCGGCGCGATGGAGAAGATCGAGAGCGCCGGCTTCCCGCGCAAGTACGGCGCCGCCTGGACCTCCGCCGACACCCGCCCCACCTCGCCGCTGGACTTCCAGGTCAGCTCGCACGGCTGGGGTGTGGCGGAGATCCGCTACCAGGAGCGGGACCAGGAGCAGGTGGACCGGGAGTACTCGTTCCACGTCGACCGTGGCAAGTTCGACCTGATCCTGCTCAAGCACGCCGAGGAGCTGGGCGCCAAGCTGTTCTGTGGGGTCCGGGTCAACCGGGTCGACTTCGCCGACCCGGACCTGCCGGTGCTGCACGCCCGGGTGGGTGGCCGGACCACCGAGGTGCCGGTCCGGATGGTGGTCGACGCGAGCGGCCGGCACACGCTGCTGGGCAGCCAGCTCAAGGTCAAGGTGCCGGACCCGGTCTTCAACCAGTACGCGATCCACACCTGGTTCGAGGGCCTGGACCGGGCCGCGCTGGCTCGCCAGCCGGGGCAGGAGGACTACATCCACGTCCACTTCCTGCCGCTTGAGGACACCTGGGTGTGGCAGATCCCGATCACCGACACGATCACCTCGATCGGGGTGGTGACCCAGCGGGCGCGGTTCCGGGCGGCAAAGGACGACCTGGACACGTTCTTCTGGGACTCGGTGGCCAGCCGGCCGGACCTGTTGGGCGCGTTGAAGCAGTGCGCCCAGCTCCGGCCGTTGAAGACCGAGGGCGACTACAGCTACGGCATGCGCAAGATCGCCGACGACGGGATGGTGCTGATCGGCGACGCGGCACGGTTCGTCGACCCGATCTTCTCCAGCGGGGTCAGCGTGGCGATGAACAGCGCGCGGTTCGCCGCCAAGGACATCGTCGCGGCCGCGGCGGCCGGTGACTTCCGGCGCCCCCGGTTCGACACCTACGTCGACACCCTGCGCCGGGGCGTTTCGAGCTGGTACGACTTCATCTCGATCTACTACCGGCTGAACATCCTCTTCACCGCCTTCATCGACGACCCCCGCTACCGCCAGGACGTGATTCGGATGTTGCAGGGCGACGTGTACGACGGCGAGGAGCCGCCGGCGCTGGCCGCGATGCGGGACTTCGTGGCGGCGGTGGAGGCCGACCCGAACCACCTGTGGCACAACCGTCTGGGCAACCTGAAGGCGTCCGCGGCAGCCGCCGCGCTCTTCTAG
- a CDS encoding FdtA/QdtA family cupin domain-containing protein → MSTHTTGTPAIHTGAVEPGIVVGRIDPCRIVDLPQFDDARGSLCVVETGKDIDFVVKRAYYMFDIPDGAARGAHGHRRLRQLIIAVHGRFEVVVDDGFNQNRFVLDHPSKGLYMGPMVWRDMINFSPGTVGLWLVADHYDEAEYYRDYDEFLRDARSLS, encoded by the coding sequence ATGAGCACCCACACCACCGGTACGCCGGCCATCCACACCGGGGCGGTCGAGCCGGGCATCGTCGTCGGCCGGATCGACCCGTGCCGGATCGTCGACCTGCCGCAGTTCGACGATGCCCGGGGCAGTCTCTGCGTGGTGGAGACGGGCAAGGACATCGACTTCGTCGTCAAGCGCGCCTACTACATGTTCGACATCCCGGACGGCGCCGCCCGGGGGGCGCACGGGCACCGCCGGCTGCGGCAGCTCATCATCGCGGTGCACGGCCGGTTCGAGGTGGTCGTCGACGACGGCTTCAACCAGAACCGGTTCGTGCTGGACCACCCGAGCAAGGGTCTCTACATGGGTCCGATGGTCTGGCGCGACATGATCAACTTCTCGCCGGGCACGGTCGGTCTCTGGCTGGTCGCCGACCACTACGACGAGGCCGAGTACTACCGGGACTACGACGAGTTCCTCCGCGACGCGCGGAGCCTGTCGTGA
- a CDS encoding ABC transporter permease: protein MKALAIGMLSLRRLFRDRNNIFFVLVVPFMMIFVIGLLFGGGQQLRLGVVGGADGPLADRLVTALGAGDRIVVEPAADEAQLRAAVERGDLHAGLIIPPGYDADLRAGDQVGLRYLTRPEDQAAQDVGVWVRSVVPQEAALLRGAQFGVAEGAGSFDDRLAAAESAPVAGIDVAVTTTGEALFPPGFSQFNVSAPPLLLLFIFLTSLTAAVGLVQSRRSGVSRRMYATPTRLRTIMIGEAAGRLIVALTQGLIIMLGSALLFGVDWGDPLAASALLSAFALVGSGAATLLGALVRDEGAAVALAPVLGLGLGALGGTMLHLESFGDTMRTVAHITPHAWGYDAFVELVRRDAGIGGILPELGILTGYALVLFALGLWRLRTVLTR from the coding sequence ATGAAGGCCCTGGCCATCGGGATGCTGAGCCTGCGCAGGCTCTTCCGGGACCGGAACAACATCTTCTTCGTGCTGGTCGTGCCGTTCATGATGATCTTCGTCATCGGGCTGCTCTTCGGCGGCGGGCAGCAGCTCCGGCTCGGGGTGGTGGGCGGTGCGGACGGACCGCTCGCCGACCGGCTGGTCACCGCGCTCGGCGCCGGGGACCGGATCGTCGTCGAGCCGGCCGCCGACGAGGCGCAGTTACGGGCCGCCGTGGAGCGGGGCGACCTGCACGCCGGCCTGATCATTCCGCCCGGGTACGACGCGGACCTGCGGGCCGGCGACCAGGTCGGGCTGCGCTACCTGACCCGCCCCGAGGACCAGGCGGCGCAGGACGTCGGCGTCTGGGTCCGCTCGGTCGTCCCGCAGGAGGCGGCGCTGCTGCGCGGGGCACAGTTCGGCGTGGCCGAGGGCGCCGGCTCGTTCGACGACCGGCTGGCGGCGGCCGAGTCGGCCCCGGTGGCCGGCATCGACGTCGCCGTCACCACCACCGGCGAGGCGCTGTTCCCGCCCGGGTTCAGCCAGTTCAACGTCTCGGCGCCACCGCTGCTGCTGCTGTTCATCTTCCTCACCTCGCTGACCGCGGCGGTGGGCCTGGTGCAGAGCCGGCGGTCGGGAGTCTCCCGGCGGATGTACGCCACCCCCACCAGGCTGCGGACGATCATGATCGGGGAGGCCGCCGGCCGGCTCATCGTCGCCCTCACCCAGGGCCTGATCATCATGCTCGGCTCGGCTCTGCTGTTCGGCGTCGACTGGGGAGACCCGCTCGCCGCGTCCGCGCTGCTGTCCGCGTTCGCCCTGGTCGGCAGCGGTGCCGCGACGCTGCTCGGCGCGCTGGTGCGGGACGAGGGAGCGGCGGTCGCGCTCGCGCCGGTGCTCGGGCTGGGGCTGGGCGCGCTGGGCGGCACGATGCTGCACCTGGAGTCGTTCGGCGACACGATGCGCACGGTCGCGCACATCACCCCGCACGCGTGGGGCTACGACGCCTTCGTCGAGCTGGTCCGGCGGGACGCCGGGATCGGCGGCATCCTGCCCGAGCTCGGCATCCTCACCGGCTACGCCTTGGTGCTCTTCGCCCTCGGCCTCTGGCGGCTGCGCACTGTCCTGACCAGGTGA
- a CDS encoding nucleotide sugar dehydrogenase, translating into MRFLPDEENLTAAVVGLGYVGSCVAATLADGGIDVIGIDVDATLIEEFSRGECRFRETGLPELIGRWSGTSRLRLSTSYQPVAEADVVIVAVGTPIHAGGVLADTQLRGACEELSRHIRPGQLLIFKSTVPPGMTRKLVVGLLEQGGLRCGEDFGLAFCPERLSEGVALRELRSFPIVVGGWCADSAAAAAAFWRRGIGVEVITCSSIEAAEMVKLADNWWIDHNIALANELAQVCSALEVDVLDVISAANSIPKGNGNVNILLPSVGVGGSCLTKDPWMVWRSGQELGVEVRTVPVAREVNDSMPGYTFDLIAAELARQDRPLAGARVAVLGVAFKNDTGDLRATPTQPVVAALREAGAEVSIFDPLADPDDAEKTFGLAPTGSLADAVQGADCLAVLAWHRAFNEIDFTELRRRVASPCVLIDGRAYFTRDRIEELRRSGFIYRGIGR; encoded by the coding sequence ATGCGTTTCCTACCCGATGAAGAGAACCTCACCGCCGCGGTCGTGGGCCTCGGCTACGTCGGTTCCTGCGTGGCCGCCACGCTCGCCGACGGCGGCATCGACGTGATCGGGATCGACGTCGACGCCACCCTGATCGAGGAGTTCTCCCGCGGCGAATGCCGGTTCCGGGAGACCGGGCTGCCGGAGCTGATCGGCCGCTGGTCGGGCACCTCCCGACTGCGGCTGAGCACCAGCTACCAGCCGGTCGCCGAGGCGGACGTGGTGATCGTCGCGGTCGGCACGCCGATCCACGCCGGCGGGGTGCTGGCCGACACCCAGCTCCGCGGCGCCTGCGAGGAGCTGAGCCGGCACATCCGCCCCGGGCAGCTGCTCATCTTCAAGAGCACGGTGCCGCCGGGGATGACCCGCAAGCTGGTCGTCGGGCTGCTGGAGCAGGGCGGGCTGCGCTGCGGGGAGGACTTCGGCCTCGCCTTCTGCCCGGAACGGCTCTCCGAGGGGGTGGCCCTGCGCGAGCTGCGCAGCTTCCCGATCGTGGTGGGCGGCTGGTGCGCCGACAGCGCCGCGGCCGCCGCCGCCTTCTGGCGGCGGGGAATCGGGGTCGAGGTGATCACCTGCAGCTCCATCGAGGCGGCCGAGATGGTCAAGCTCGCCGACAACTGGTGGATCGACCACAACATCGCGCTGGCCAACGAGCTGGCCCAGGTCTGCTCGGCGCTGGAGGTGGACGTGCTGGACGTCATCTCGGCGGCCAACTCGATCCCCAAGGGGAACGGGAACGTCAACATCCTGCTGCCCAGCGTCGGGGTGGGCGGCTCCTGCCTGACCAAGGACCCGTGGATGGTCTGGCGGTCCGGGCAGGAACTCGGGGTCGAGGTGCGGACCGTGCCGGTGGCCCGCGAGGTGAACGACTCGATGCCGGGCTACACCTTCGACCTGATCGCCGCCGAGCTGGCCCGGCAGGACCGGCCGCTGGCCGGGGCCCGGGTGGCGGTGCTCGGCGTGGCGTTCAAGAACGACACCGGCGACCTGCGGGCCACCCCGACCCAACCGGTCGTGGCGGCGCTGCGGGAGGCCGGTGCCGAGGTCAGCATCTTCGATCCGCTGGCCGACCCGGACGACGCGGAGAAGACCTTCGGGCTCGCCCCGACCGGTTCGCTCGCCGACGCGGTCCAGGGTGCGGACTGTCTGGCGGTCCTCGCCTGGCACCGCGCGTTCAACGAGATCGACTTCACGGAACTGCGGCGCCGGGTGGCCAGCCCGTGCGTCCTGATCGACGGCCGCGCCTATTTCACCAGGGATCGCATCGAAGAGCTGCGGCGGTCGGGCTTCATCTACCGCGGAATTGGGAGGTAG
- a CDS encoding cation:proton antiporter — protein MYALGPATPLSSHQLSLFLLQLTMLLLLALCLGRLAALVRLPTVVGELLAGLVLGPSLLGHLAPGVADWLTPPEPTQLHLLDAVGQLGVLLLVAVTGAHLDVKMLRRRRWAVGWVSLGGLLVPLGLGVAVAFALPDRLVPETVDRPVFAFFLGIALSVSAIPVIAKILGDLNLLHRDVGQLTIAAAMVNDAVAWFLLSIASALATVGVQLGLIGRSVLYLLGFAALAVFVLRPAMRWTLRQAARTGEPGATVTVVVIFVLGCSWATHALGLEAIFGAFLAGAVIGSPGVTDLRMLAPLRLVVLAVLAPLFLATAGLRMDLTALADPTVLLAAVAVTLVAVAGKLIGGYLGARASRLSHWEGLALGAGLNARGVVEVIMAYAGLRLGVLNTASYTVVVLVAVVTSLMAPPLLRAAMRRVETTADERLRATEHEVWTLPAPGAPPPPEPAERTG, from the coding sequence GTGTACGCGTTGGGCCCGGCTACCCCGCTCTCGTCCCATCAGCTCTCGCTCTTCCTGCTGCAGCTGACCATGCTGCTGCTGCTCGCGCTCTGCCTGGGCCGGCTCGCGGCGCTGGTCCGGCTCCCGACCGTGGTCGGCGAGCTGCTCGCCGGCCTGGTCCTCGGCCCGTCCCTGCTCGGCCACCTTGCGCCGGGCGTGGCCGACTGGCTGACCCCGCCGGAGCCGACCCAGCTGCACCTGCTGGACGCCGTCGGCCAACTCGGCGTCCTGCTGCTGGTGGCGGTGACCGGGGCGCACCTGGACGTCAAGATGCTGCGGCGCCGCCGCTGGGCGGTCGGGTGGGTGAGCCTCGGCGGGCTGCTCGTACCGCTGGGCCTGGGTGTGGCGGTGGCGTTCGCGCTGCCCGACCGGCTGGTTCCGGAGACCGTGGACCGGCCGGTCTTCGCCTTCTTTCTCGGCATCGCGCTGTCGGTGAGCGCGATCCCGGTGATCGCGAAGATCCTCGGCGACCTGAACCTGCTGCACCGCGACGTCGGCCAGCTCACCATCGCGGCGGCGATGGTGAACGACGCGGTCGCCTGGTTCCTGCTCTCCATCGCCTCGGCGCTGGCCACCGTCGGCGTGCAGCTGGGGCTGATCGGCCGCTCCGTGCTCTACCTGCTGGGCTTCGCGGCGCTGGCGGTCTTCGTGCTCCGCCCGGCGATGCGCTGGACGCTGCGTCAGGCGGCCCGCACCGGCGAGCCCGGCGCCACCGTCACCGTCGTGGTCATCTTCGTGCTGGGCTGTAGCTGGGCCACCCACGCCCTCGGGCTGGAGGCCATCTTCGGCGCCTTTCTCGCGGGCGCGGTGATCGGCTCGCCCGGCGTCACCGACCTGCGTATGCTCGCACCGCTGCGGCTCGTGGTGCTCGCCGTCCTGGCCCCGCTCTTCCTGGCCACCGCCGGGCTGCGGATGGACCTGACCGCGCTCGCCGATCCGACCGTGTTGCTGGCCGCCGTCGCCGTGACGCTCGTCGCCGTCGCGGGCAAGCTGATCGGCGGCTACCTGGGCGCCCGGGCCAGCCGACTGTCGCACTGGGAAGGGCTGGCGCTGGGCGCCGGGCTGAACGCCCGCGGGGTGGTCGAAGTGATCATGGCGTACGCCGGGCTGCGGCTCGGCGTGCTCAACACCGCCAGCTACACCGTGGTGGTGCTGGTCGCGGTGGTCACCTCGCTGATGGCGCCGCCGCTGCTGCGGGCCGCGATGCGGCGCGTCGAGACCACCGCCGACGAACGGCTGCGGGCGACCGAGCACGAGGTCTGGACGCTGCCGGCACCCGGCGCTCCCCCACCGCCCGAACCCGCCGAACGCACCGGCTGA
- a CDS encoding DegT/DnrJ/EryC1/StrS family aminotransferase, whose translation MRVPFLDLRAAYLELQGEIDAAVARVLASGWYLAGPEIEAFEAEFASYCDNRHCVAVASGSDALELTLRALDIGPGDEVIVPSHTFIATWTAVSATGARPVPVEPDEVTYLIDPARIEAAVTGRTRAIMPVHLYGQPVDLEAVVAVADRHGLAVVEDAAQAHGSRYRGRRIGSGTTATAFSFYPGKNLGALGDGGAVVTADPELADRLRLLRSYGSRVKYRHEIRATNHRLDELQAAVLRVKLARLDEWNDRRRQVADRYLTELTGFADLTLPTVAAWSDPVWHLFVLRTPDRQQLQERLSAAGVDTLIHYPVAPHRTPAYADTPLAAGAYPIAERLADQVLSLPMGPHLSAEAVTAVVRAVGASAGLAAAR comes from the coding sequence GTGAGGGTTCCGTTCCTGGACCTGCGCGCCGCGTACCTCGAACTGCAGGGCGAGATCGACGCCGCGGTGGCCCGGGTGCTCGCCTCCGGCTGGTATCTCGCCGGGCCGGAGATCGAGGCGTTCGAGGCCGAGTTCGCCAGCTACTGCGACAACCGGCACTGCGTCGCGGTGGCCAGCGGCTCGGACGCCCTGGAGCTGACCCTGCGCGCCCTGGACATCGGCCCGGGCGACGAGGTGATCGTCCCCTCGCACACCTTCATCGCGACCTGGACGGCGGTCAGCGCCACCGGCGCCCGGCCGGTCCCGGTCGAGCCGGACGAGGTCACCTACCTGATCGACCCGGCCCGGATCGAGGCCGCGGTCACTGGCCGCACCCGGGCCATCATGCCCGTACACCTCTATGGCCAGCCGGTCGACCTGGAGGCGGTCGTCGCGGTGGCCGACCGGCACGGCCTGGCCGTGGTGGAGGACGCCGCGCAGGCGCACGGCAGCCGCTACCGCGGCCGGCGGATCGGCTCCGGCACCACCGCGACCGCGTTCAGCTTCTACCCCGGCAAGAACCTCGGGGCGCTCGGCGACGGCGGCGCGGTGGTCACCGCCGACCCGGAGCTGGCGGACCGGCTCCGGCTGCTGCGCAGCTACGGCTCCCGGGTGAAGTACCGGCACGAGATCCGGGCCACCAACCACCGGCTGGACGAGCTGCAGGCGGCGGTGCTGCGGGTGAAGCTGGCCCGGCTGGACGAGTGGAACGACCGCCGCCGGCAGGTCGCGGACCGTTACCTCACCGAGTTGACCGGGTTCGCCGACCTCACCCTGCCGACGGTCGCCGCCTGGTCCGACCCGGTCTGGCACCTCTTCGTGCTACGCACCCCGGACCGTCAGCAGCTACAGGAACGGCTCTCCGCGGCCGGCGTCGACACGCTCATCCACTATCCGGTGGCGCCGCACCGCACGCCCGCGTACGCCGACACCCCGCTGGCGGCCGGGGCATACCCGATCGCCGAGCGCCTCGCCGACCAGGTGCTCAGCCTCCCGATGGGACCGCACCTGTCGGCCGAGGCGGTCACCGCGGTGGTCCGGGCGGTCGGCGCGTCGGCCGGACTCGCCGCCGCAAGGTAG
- a CDS encoding ABC transporter permease yields MAKDLRQHLRNSGLIVFAVALPLGLAFIFNLVLGDAGERFTARYAVADQDGGELARQFTEQTLRPLERDGVISLRTIGSPDEGDRLVENREIEAAFVIPAGFTADVEAGRPATLRVIGNVDSAIAVQVAREIGAAYAADKRGVALAVAAAGQAGDPAAGPSPEATGGPGAAGQPDPAAALAERAAALPAPVGVTEDSSAATRELDSRTYYAAGMAFFFLFFSLLFTVTGILDERAGGTLPRLLAAPIRPPAILLGKLASGVLIGVASMAVLVVASTLLLGASWGDPLGVAALIVAGVLAATGIMSVVAVYARTSEQASNWQSAIAMVLGVLGGALFPVAQLGGLAEISYLTPHRWFLSGLAELAGGGSVDAVLLPVTVLLCFALAGAGIALLRAGRLVRS; encoded by the coding sequence ATGGCGAAGGACCTTCGCCAACACCTTCGCAACAGCGGGCTGATCGTCTTCGCGGTGGCGCTGCCGCTCGGCCTGGCCTTCATCTTCAACCTGGTGCTCGGCGACGCCGGCGAGCGGTTCACCGCCCGGTACGCGGTGGCCGACCAGGACGGTGGTGAACTGGCCCGCCAGTTCACCGAACAGACCCTGCGCCCGCTGGAGCGCGACGGGGTGATCAGCCTCCGCACCATCGGGTCTCCTGACGAGGGCGACCGGCTCGTCGAGAACCGGGAGATCGAGGCCGCCTTCGTCATCCCGGCCGGGTTCACCGCCGATGTGGAGGCCGGCCGCCCGGCCACCCTGCGGGTGATCGGCAACGTCGACTCCGCCATCGCGGTCCAGGTGGCGCGTGAGATCGGCGCCGCGTACGCCGCAGACAAGCGCGGCGTCGCGCTCGCGGTGGCGGCCGCCGGCCAGGCCGGCGACCCGGCTGCCGGCCCGTCGCCCGAGGCGACCGGCGGACCCGGGGCCGCGGGGCAGCCCGACCCGGCCGCCGCGCTGGCCGAGCGGGCCGCCGCCCTGCCGGCGCCGGTCGGGGTGACCGAGGACTCTTCGGCCGCCACCCGGGAGCTGGACTCGCGGACCTACTACGCGGCCGGAATGGCCTTCTTCTTCCTCTTCTTCTCGCTGCTGTTCACCGTCACCGGCATCCTGGACGAACGGGCCGGCGGCACCCTGCCGAGGCTGCTCGCCGCCCCGATCCGGCCGCCGGCGATCCTGCTGGGGAAGCTGGCCAGCGGCGTGCTGATCGGGGTGGCCAGCATGGCGGTCCTGGTGGTCGCCTCCACCCTGCTGCTCGGCGCGAGCTGGGGTGACCCGCTGGGGGTCGCGGCGCTGATCGTCGCGGGCGTGCTCGCCGCCACCGGGATCATGTCCGTCGTCGCGGTCTACGCCCGCACCTCCGAACAGGCCTCCAACTGGCAGTCGGCGATCGCCATGGTGCTCGGCGTGCTCGGCGGTGCGCTCTTCCCGGTGGCCCAGCTCGGCGGGCTGGCCGAGATCAGCTATCTCACGCCGCACCGCTGGTTCCTCAGTGGCCTGGCCGAGCTGGCGGGCGGCGGTTCCGTCGACGCCGTACTGCTGCCGGTCACGGTCCTGCTCTGCTTCGCGCTGGCCGGCGCGGGGATCGCCCTGCTGCGGGCGGGAAGGTTGGTCCGCTCATGA
- a CDS encoding NAD-dependent epimerase/dehydratase family protein — protein sequence MAKVVVTGARGFVGGHLVETLAERGDEVIAFDCGTPTDDGRDGTAKADRYVQGNICDQAQLAEAISDGVEIVYHLAALVGVDHYIHRPIDVIDVNVFGTRNVLDLAVRTGAKVVVASTSEVFGKNPAVPWTENADRVLGPTATDRWSYSSSKAVAEHLTFAFIRQRELRASIVRYFNLYGPRQRPAFVLSRSIHRALRGLAPVVYDDGRQTRSFTYVGDVIDATVQAGTNPKSDGESFNIGSAEETSIQQAVDFINELTGAESEVVPLDTGRKFGESYQDLPRRIPDTSKANSILGWHHRTKLREGLQQTIDWARANPWWLEQSDSGAG from the coding sequence ATGGCCAAGGTTGTGGTGACCGGCGCGCGCGGCTTTGTCGGCGGGCACCTCGTCGAGACGCTCGCCGAGCGGGGCGACGAGGTGATCGCGTTCGACTGCGGCACGCCGACGGACGACGGCCGGGACGGTACGGCAAAGGCCGACCGGTACGTGCAGGGCAACATCTGTGATCAGGCCCAGTTGGCCGAGGCGATCAGCGACGGGGTGGAGATCGTCTACCACCTGGCCGCACTGGTCGGCGTGGACCACTACATCCACCGTCCGATCGACGTGATCGACGTGAACGTCTTCGGCACCAGGAACGTGCTCGACCTGGCCGTGCGGACCGGCGCCAAGGTGGTGGTCGCCAGCACCAGCGAGGTCTTCGGGAAGAACCCGGCGGTGCCGTGGACCGAGAACGCCGACCGGGTGCTCGGCCCCACCGCCACCGACCGGTGGAGCTACTCGTCCAGCAAGGCGGTGGCCGAGCACCTCACCTTCGCCTTCATCCGGCAGCGTGAGCTGCGGGCGTCGATCGTCCGCTACTTCAACCTGTACGGACCGCGCCAGCGGCCGGCCTTCGTGCTCAGCCGCAGCATCCACCGGGCGCTGCGCGGGCTGGCGCCGGTGGTCTACGACGACGGCCGGCAGACCCGCTCCTTCACGTACGTGGGGGACGTGATCGACGCGACCGTGCAGGCCGGCACCAACCCGAAGTCCGACGGGGAGAGCTTCAACATCGGCAGCGCCGAGGAGACCTCGATCCAGCAGGCCGTCGACTTCATCAACGAACTCACCGGGGCCGAGTCGGAGGTGGTCCCGCTGGACACCGGGCGCAAGTTCGGCGAGTCGTACCAGGACCTGCCGCGGCGGATCCCGGACACCAGCAAGGCCAACTCGATTCTCGGATGGCACCACCGGACCAAGCTGCGCGAGGGTCTACAGCAGACGATCGACTGGGCCCGCGCCAACCCGTGGTGGTTGGAGCAGTCGGACAGCGGAGCCGGCTGA
- a CDS encoding acyl carrier protein, which yields MENDKRAEVARRLTDYFRTRVLGEAEAAELTAQTPLLESGILNSVGTARLLAYLRDEFGVRVPPTKVTGSHFRNLDNITDLVVSLQGEAAGEAAAAAPAGAGGQHG from the coding sequence ATGGAGAACGACAAGCGTGCCGAGGTGGCGCGCAGACTGACCGACTACTTCCGGACCCGGGTGCTCGGCGAGGCGGAGGCGGCCGAGTTGACGGCCCAGACGCCGCTGCTGGAGTCGGGCATCCTCAACTCGGTGGGCACCGCCCGGCTCCTCGCGTACCTGCGGGACGAGTTCGGTGTCCGGGTGCCGCCGACGAAGGTGACCGGTTCGCACTTCCGCAATCTCGACAACATCACCGACCTGGTCGTCTCGCTGCAGGGCGAAGCGGCGGGTGAAGCGGCGGCGGCCGCGCCGGCCGGCGCCGGGGGCCAGCATGGCTGA
- a CDS encoding GNAT family protein, with translation MNGELTYDLLEQAGLQKLPDRDDFISTHTTAIAMQFMVEQRGDVVGISSLRHLDMAGGHVRADIFTDPSKARHGVPMEVMFLTVNYAFAMWNIRKVYFWTPDDGFGSFAQDQLLIRREGTLPDHLFTDGQPADMHIFAIYRDQWDEHGLRLLERLVPAEATAAV, from the coding sequence GTGAACGGGGAGCTCACCTACGACCTGCTGGAACAGGCGGGTCTGCAGAAGCTACCCGACCGGGACGATTTCATCTCGACGCACACCACCGCGATCGCGATGCAGTTCATGGTGGAGCAGCGCGGGGACGTCGTCGGCATCAGCTCACTGCGGCACCTGGACATGGCCGGCGGGCACGTGCGGGCCGACATATTCACCGACCCCTCGAAGGCGCGCCACGGCGTACCGATGGAGGTCATGTTCCTGACCGTGAACTACGCGTTCGCGATGTGGAATATCCGCAAGGTCTACTTCTGGACCCCCGATGACGGCTTCGGTAGTTTCGCGCAGGACCAACTGCTGATCCGCCGGGAAGGCACCCTCCCGGATCATCTGTTCACCGACGGTCAGCCCGCCGACATGCACATTTTCGCCATCTACCGTGACCAGTGGGACGAGCACGGCCTGCGGCTGCTGGAACGGCTCGTGCCGGCCGAGGCCACCGCCGCCGTGTGA